The DNA sequence atggttgattggtaccggtgaccaccttccggctccatcatcagaccctgagtactaacttgagtcaaataaatacatatagaatgtcaggtcgtttcaaatatttttaatcctgtccggtagtttattaaactgtaccattataaattataatactataaaaacagtgctaggatcaaagtctctcgttgcggtttacacgcacacagtatagcgttttacacggcgcccgccgcacacaatgataaaaaacctcgtcgtcgccgttgaaaatgtgcggagccgaccgacacacgtcctgcctgtacaagctctgccgcggcactgagctggcgagcgcgcgtcatcggtaatatagagtagttttcaaaaaattgccaaaaaattatagtagaatttcataaacactaatgtataccaacagtataagcaaacgttgcagattgcttgagtatgaaaatgacttcgatattaagtagattttcgtagaaattgacacttgtttcggagagaaaattgagttcgttttactttgattttctctttctcaaaggtatgtaggaaaaatatcgtttgatatgcctatagtacagggtattagtaatacaaaatagccaggtttagcagagtaaacttctcaacatttccaaataagagcttgccgttcagtgcttcacggggtttttcggaaacgaccatcagaaaaaaattcattactaatttaataagtcctttttctaatatttacaacgatatttaaaaagataagaagacgcttttactggaacaagtactcattgtttctaataatgagcacaaagtcctgaatttcgtcgactagtatcatcaattttgcattatttcgacttttcttgtaagagcgctcttaaattGGCATCGAATATTCTAAAAATAGTTATAcattcaaaccccggctcgtaccactGAGCTTTTCGGAACTCATGTAAgaaacatcatgaggaaaccggactaattccaataaatcctagtttcccctctgggttggaattTCAGACGGCAATCGCTTTAgtaaactagtgcctacgacaaatcatgggattagttctcaagttggaccccaggctcccatgagccgtagcaAAATGAAGAAGTTATACATCCACAGAATGAGTAATTAAGgcctgcgcaaaccggcggagcgcagcgcagatcactttaaaattaacaagttattttcttccctattttaattaccttcaggtataaatatgctttgagaccgacctcggagcatcacggaggattgttactTACGGGGGAGAACTCGTGCACACTAGTCACTAATCCCTTGTGATAAAGTACACAcggcggcatgccgcggcatccccgGGCCTGCGCCGAAGTGCTCCCTGGTGCGCCGGCCGCCAGCGCTCGGGCTGGCGGGCGCTCGCGGTATCGCGGGGGATTTTACGTCGCCGGTGTGCGCTGCGCGGCGTAAATCCTCCtcggtgatctgcgctgcgctccgccggtttgcgctggccttTATACTCATATCATCAGACATAGTTTACTTATTCACTTGAACTGTTTCACTAGCATAATAAATGgtataatttaaaaagaaaaatcttaaaaaCCATCTATGGGAAAGCAGTGATTATTTaccaatattaaaaatataactttttattttattattattaaaatacgttGTAGTCAAAGAAATATATACTTTAAGGTCTCTGTGAGTGATGCCCTGAGAGTGCAGATACTTGACAGCCAGCACCATCTGTCTGAACAGGAATCTTGTCAGTTTTTCAGTCAGACGTCCATGTTTAGTGATCCTGTCGAACAGTTCACCGCCTTGCATGAGCTCCAGGATGATGTACACGGCTTCACGCGAGTCATACACAGCTTCCGTAGATATTATACATGGctgaaaacaaaatacacatacAATGCTAGTAACAGgccaagtacctacttaaataaaccACAAATAATATCAGAAAGAATGACAATTTCTGCAGTGTgctaataaatacattattatacaaatacaataattttttttgaatgaatgatGTAACATTTCAAAGTTATAGATGCAAAAGTAACTTGCATCTGTCTgttccctcttcacgcttagaTCACTGAACcaatttaggtgaaatttggtatagagatagttcgagacTCCTAGGACATAGGGTaacaataatcatcatcattccacaCAGATTAAGCCGTGAGCAGCAGCTAGTTAATAATATGATTTAACAGTTCATACTTACATGCCTTAAGGCagtcataatatttatttcattcctGATTTTCTCCGGATTATTCAGATTATTAACTTGTCCATTAGTCATTCGgctttttttaatgattttcaTAGCATGCTTGGTGCATTTTGTCTGAAATATGAATAAATCAGAAATAGGTAGTTACAGTTTAGACCAAGCCAgaccagactgtgcaagtgttatttttaaacatcaaGTTTCTATGAAAATAAGACGTTTAAACAACACATGCACAGtccgggctatcaaaatcgctgccatataagcttggtctaactttaagtagtttatttattgtaaatccatattataaaaatatatttgttgaAATCCCTACCTTGTCATACACTAACTTGACTAGCCCACAAGCTCCCTGGCCAAGTATCCTTGAGATATAGTATTTCTGTGAAATTTCCGTGGGCACTTTATCCTGTTCCTTCAATAagtctttgaaaataaaaactgaaaaataaatatttattatgataCAGGTTGGTTCATAAAACTATGAAGATAGCATGGGTGATTTGTACTACTGTTAACAGAGTAGCTGGTCAAACATAAATTGGCTTACAACTCCAGGGATATCACAAGTGTGTACCCAACCAGTTTCAAAACATTTCTTTAAATCCCTATACTAAATCCTGGAAGAAACCTTAGTTAAATGCTGTTTCAGGTAAGCAGTTGAACATCACACATCATGTCATCAAGCATCAATTCTTATAGGCcccatgcatgaactataggggcagcgtgagccgtcagatttttggcgaaaggcgtaaatgtgtcgtttatgcttccgatgtagcccacaagatggcagaacctactatgcacaaggaaatgTACCAACAAGAATGGTAGATGGtagtacatgtgcacatatatttctgattcaggccacaagatgatAGACCCTCCAACGCGTATGGTCCCTATAAGCTTTACTGAACAAAACATGCTTTTAGCAATataaaaaatagataaaataaaaatgcgtACTTTTTACAGCAGGATGGGTGACAGATATTTCATCATTGTCGTCTAGGACTCTGCTATTGCCTTTGCCAATCTTTTCACCATTTAAAAAAGTGCCATTGTAGGACAGATCTGTTATAATAGCAGGGCTAAGGGGCTCCCTGGAGatcaaaataaattcataagAATAATGTGTTTCAAaggataattattataattttatttttataaaaacatggaggatacaattattttttaagcATTACTTACGCCATGTCTCTTCTAATCATAAAATGCTGCTtgctaatattttttatgatatcTTCCTTAATTATATCTTTCTTCATAACGAATGTGCATGAAAGAGCCCTTCCAAGGCTGAACTCTGGCTGTATGAGATCTGTACAATTTAAGATTTTCTTAATGACAAAGCAATAGAAAAAAAAgtgatattttgttttattattactcGACAGTAGTAAAAACCCATGaagtaaatataacaaaatctaCAAGGTTAAGTTGGTAAGTAGTTATGTATTggtaatataggtacttaagtagCATAAATAGATATAATTATTCTTAAATATTGGTCACTTACCATAGTATTCGGGGTAACTAGAAGCTTTCCAGCACAGCTTGCCTTTCAATGAAAGTTTTGTCGAATAAAGTCTACCCCATATTGTCGGTATGCTGCTTGGAGTGGTAGGTTGACTCCATTCTATCTGCGAATTCTGGGTTTGCGTTTGTGTCGCCTGGCTTTCTTCACCCATTCTTAAATAATACGTTGAAACCCAGTCCCTATTGTAACTAAAGCACTTAAACTAAATTGGAAAAGTTTAGCGTCAAGGCATTGAAAAAACTTCAAAAGATAAAAGCGGTCACCGGTAAAAACTTTGCCACAGATTATAGCCAAAACAAAAAAGCTCGATACGATAGGCGGCGCCAAGTTAGCCCCCATACGCACGAGAGCATTTTCAACGCACGTAAAAAAAGcccttgaatctgtccgcactctaaattcgatttaacgaccaaggcttaaaatcgaaaatccaacaacgcttgataaaaagcgccaccgctgtcgtgtgcataaatacacatgtaatcttggtcaagcagatgttgtcagtagaaaaaggcggcaaatttgaaaattgtaggcgcgatgggatatcgtctcatagaaaatttgaatttcgcgcctttttctactgacaagatttgcttgaccgtctatatatatagatggtcaagcaaatccaaatttgccgcctttttctactgacaagatctgcttgaccaagtatacagggtggaaaggcacgacgatcctttccgcaaaagggggattgtatagcctaagctctatattttctccatagaaactatgttaatatgggcaagcgtttctaaattatgcccttttaaacatccgtgctaaaaactactttgttctaaccctaacaggtgacagggtcaatgaacttacttgtaaacaatcagtatacgacaggaaattatgctaatttgttGGTTAGaccattcttaggtctgcttacaacacggtaagaatcgttgcaggattttcgctttcttagtggttccacttgttcaatactttaatgaagtagttatgttattccttaatattaataatactaaccacaacattgtttacaacgacagttaaaattgtgacattgacaaccactcaaaagtacgcaatcgtcttataaatatctctggatTCCTTcactgataaaaaggttttagtttcttaacacgtttcacaaaattattttcgaataattggaaactatctaaaataataaaaaaatacaagtaggttGTGTAACTTGTGTAGGATGCACcaaatgaacttgcaaaaatgaaatactaagaataaatcaagaataaatacttcttaaatacctaactaacaaaccttcttgcgtggtaggaaatagacaagacgtctgatgtttgaaattaaattgtcattgaactttacttatctaatgtcatattcttcaattaaaaatgccgttgttagatgctcgtggttattttaatttgtggggctgtgtaaaagatatggtgtaccaaacggaatgtgaaactgcggacgaaatgagacattaaaggctaattgctgcttttgacaatctgcggaggaaatGACTAAGAGCATAAAGGTACactatcgcatgggcaatgtgcgcgggctcggttgcgggctgcggcgtacattataagacacggaggtacatttgaacaccgtatgtgaagagaagatagtgttaaatattggcaaaaagtaattatctaagaaagtaataaaattgtaatatttttgcattcatttgatttatttgttatttatgcgtcattcatagtgcgattctgtcaacgatcggaaaaaaacgtaaagtcccgagctttcccgacggagatccttaatctagccgtcatgtgcacatgctatagggttatcaccacacttaaaaagtagaaaatttggtatttttattttttactcaattaacgattcttaccattaccaatctgctctgtatcacttaaacgacctaatacttccgggaaggatcgtcgtgcctttccaccctgtatatctattgtgtcattcaaacgttttcttaacgcgcgttgaaaaagcgcgcgtgggaatgggggcttaagccccccattcacactcctacctagTAGTCCGCCTCTTTGGGTGTGTATCAagtgtgtatgggggttgcggactacgtgCCGTCCTACAAACCCAAGTAGGATGCCTCTTGGGTCCTACGAATTCTGCAAACCCCGCCCACCGCTGTAGTCCGACGCGTAGGATTGTGTGTGGGTTGTTGTCCTACGTTGCggatagggaatgcaaatcggttattttttgtatggaaataatcggtttttaaccgaaaccgcggttatttccatacaaaaaataaccgatttgcatttcTTAGTTGCGGACTACGGTGTTTGACGTATGACAAAAGTGCGCgccatttttttgaaatttataaAGAAAATCGCAGTTTTTGGGACCAGAAATCACCCAATCACTCCAACAAACAATGGAGGAATAGGCATTGCAACAATTATTACCAATACTTAAGAAATATGACGATCTCTGGCGAATTTTTAGCAGTTTCTTTTCCCAcactcttttttatttttatccaatAACAAGAAAATACATAGCACAAGagctattttcttttttttttattgcacgTATCATTTTCAagattaagggccagttgcaccaaccacatttgacagactgatcaacgtcagccggcgcgcaccggccctttactatgaaacctttaatacataatttttaagaaaaaaaaaccgacttccatgggggccgatgaaagattattgtagatggtacactatgtagaaaaggaggtaaaaccacccacttttctactagcatttcgcttctgtataatggctcctctacaggatgggccaacgccggccactccaagggatgcagccatgcggtagaatgagatagcaatatcacttgctccctctaacgcataaatgcgtcccttggagtggccggcgttggcccatcgtgaagaggagccatgagggtcgtagttctagcctaacctaacccactcctcagatagcagttcggttctgtgcggatcgcagttcgaacctaatcaaacccacttttcaagtagcatttcgtttctgtatggctcgcagttctaacctaacctaatccttgttcggttctgtgaggatcgcagttcaaacctaacctaacccacttaatggcgcatgccgtgcggtgtacgggggtttaagcgggaggggctagtaagattggcatcatcgtactttatacctacattaattttatggtaggtaatcatagttgtttatttagttaaggtatcatagtggttttctgggtcaaggtccgggtccgagtccgggtccgagtccgggtccgagtccgggtcctagaccgggtccgagtccggatccgagtccgggtccgagtccggttccgggtccggatccgagtccaggtccgggtccgaaccggatccgggtatgagtccgagtccgggtcccagtccaagtcaaaatcgaaattcgtaatcaccaaacgtgtaccatgcgtcattgaagagttctgttctggtcatcatcagcagttccacttcatcaaatgcgacagtttttaatgtaaatacttgattttatgatgaaaatacaaaaaaatctatacgtatgcctttaatatttgaggagttccctcgattccttatggatcccatcatcagaactcgagcttgacaaaaatgtggcttaaaaacttaacttgcttaacgaacataacgaaaaggaaaaatcgccaaacgtgaactatgcgtcgtttaagagttctgttctgatcatcatcagcagttccacttcatcaaatgcaacagtttttaatgaaaatgcttgattttctgatgtaaatacaaaaatctctatacgcatgcctttaagatttgaggagttcccttgattcctcatggatcccatcatcagaactcgagcttgacaaaaatgtggcttaaaaacttaacttgcttaacaaacataacgacgaggacaaatcgccaaccgtgaactatgcgtcgttgaagagttctgttctgatcatcatcagcagttccacttcatcaaatgcaacagtttttaatgaaaatgcttgattttctgatgtaaatacaaaaatctctatatgcatgcctttaagatttgaggagttcccttgattcctcatggatcccatcatcagaactcgagcttgataaaaatgaggcttaaaaacttaacttgcttaacaaacataacgaagaggacaaatcgccgtcgttaaagagttccgttctgatcatcatcagcagttccacttcatcaaatgtcacttttttgggtgtatatgcttgatttgttgataaaaacccaaaaatcactatatgtatgcctttaagatttgaggagttccctcgattcctcatggatcccatcatcagaactgggttttgacaaaaacgggaccaatctgtatgcatatacattcaatcaaaaaaagaattttcaaaatcgatctagtaatgacggaggtatggagtaacaaacataaaaaaaaacaaaaaaaaataaaaaataaaacatacaaccgaattgataacctccttctttgagatttggaagtcggttaataaaaatttagcgaactctttaacgatacgaacagtttggtatgtacaaccgaccctaagtaGACCGACACTTGTGAGAAACGAAGCAGTAGGTGATGGACGGCAAAACAGTACCGTGTGTGAGCTATTTCTAGGCGTACTACAACGTAGGAGGGTGTGTGAGCTATATCCTACGccgtagtcctgcgaggcggactacaaggtaggagtgtgaatggggggctttAGATATCTAATAGCCGTAacagatatctctttctcgctctcacttatgggtgcggcgcaccaaagtggcggtgcggtgcggtacggcacttactttactctttgggtacggctAGAAGCCAAAGAAAAGctgtaacagactaccgcacgtATCCATAGTAGAtcaaggcctattgacttccttggaatgacgtgacccttcataattgtacatgtgtgctccgtttctagagctgtattggcagaaattaccataaaaatattttaatacagtaACATTGCTAGAACTCgctttgtctatacgatttctaggaacaaatccaattattttatcaaatatattttgatttttattttatgaagtagtcaaagtcatatgtaaattattattaattttttgaaatatgtaaattattatctatttcagtttgtctttgtctatgttcataaaatctatgaagggtagacgtgcctctaccctccttgataaaatttaaaaaacatctttgtcaataggcctTTTTGATAGGCTTTGATTTCggtctggccggtaagaacatagccaagacaaaagtctgtaatgtcaatgctgtcatttaagtcatttaatgccaaaaatattaattttcatataaaacgatttattcacttgaaatatatgtatatacctattaatttaaaaataaaaactattcatatgtacgagcaacatatctaaatgcgtcttcgcacagacttagttaaatttaaaccgttgtctctcttccttccttgctgcttccttgctgtattatgtatccggcaatggcgatttcatcaacaattcttatccggattatgaaaagccctaatgtgtgtgtggaaaccgttgtagtaaaccagaaacagcgataatttcaaggtaagaaatatatcaatctttaaataaaaatgagcgtactaattaccaaattcaaatataataatttaatcttactatccccgtaagtcccgcggacgctatatcgcgtccgaaattataatctaaattcatcatcaaacctctcattgtttacgagtaagctggtaaatttagaccttaggaattagcgacgttagtaattaggaagttagattatattgtttaatttgtgactattttgttttagaaagtgaatcatggcttgagcgtgagataataatataatcttggcccgtcatatgatttcttggaaaaagctcaaagggcacgtgtctgctgcatatacagactagttatccggtgaccaagaacgctgcgtggagctgtggagcagaaatgtccgataaccggatagatgtaataacaacttgtaaccatttgccatatcaatgtatgtattcatatgtattgctccAAACATATATACAGtaatcctaataggaatgaaaatatttatatcttaataatacgtaactttttgtaaccttttatatttgacgaatttttaaatatagtaccaAATCATTATCCtataacgtatttctttatttatttgtgattatgctaatttaagagcccaacaacgtgcacactagtaCAACGTAGCTAGCACCACTagcacactagcaccactgctataataaataatcgtgaatatttaaatttaacgacaggtgtttaaaaaaggggccgctactgactgtattgtgtatttaagtaccttttgaatacttcaaactagtttttatgttgctggattcgtcaatctatgagctcaaaacaaaaacggccgttttagttttgaacgggtaggttgacgaatccagtaacataaaaattagtttaatgtattcagcagtggcgctagtgtgcacgttgatgggctcttaaaaccCTGActccaacaaaaaataaaataatacaaaaagaaattccctctccgggattcgaacccaggaccattagcttcctgaactgaattactgccaatacccgctaggctaaacgggttgtcaattctaattacaatggtatcctaccgagcgctagtagtataaacgaacttttgaaggggacatttttttgtatggagttatcgttcttctcctagtgagtattatattctttgtagTAGATAGTGGTCGCCGTACGTGCGTTAAGGACGCGGCTATAAGTTAGAGCAAGAAAAAGACATTTTGACCGCACCAAATCGCGGCGCGGtggtctgttacggctttacaGAAAAATCCCAGTGGTATAGTTTGTTAAGCCATTTCTGTCAGTAAAAAATagaggcaaatttaaaaaaaattacgcaTGTAAATGTACGAATTTTCTCGTGGAAAGCATCGTTTCTTTACAAGAGGAAACTAGGTCATTACCTTTTCTGATTTTTAGTTACTggtagttggtcaagcaaatcttgtcagtagaaaaaggcgcgaaattcaaattttctatgggacgataacttttcgcacctacattttttaaatttgccacatttttctactgacaagatttgcttgaccatctatattaatTACTAGTTACATAAATCAAATGATAATATACCACCACCAACCACCacaaacaataaatatataggtattttattttagtcGATAATTTAGAAAAACATGCAACGTAACAAGGGTGCCAGGCGTCCACGTGATACGCCATACGTGGAATTTATGGCCGACGATTTAAcgcgtaggtaggtaggtaggtacaacgtGAGGCTTGTCCTTGCTCAAGGATGTCACGGGTCTGCtttaattaaaacttttaaGTGAGACTAACGTTAtcaacatatacctacctacctaacgaccattaaaataaaaaaaataacacccTTATCTTTAGGTAGGTAATCCGGACGCCTTTACGAGTTTTTTTTACAAAGCGAGAAGAATGTTACGACGCATGAGATCTATAATAGTCGATAGTATATGGATAGTATCTAAGTAGGtcctataattatattaaaggtAGGTTCATCAATAATTAGGCGTCAAACCAATACCTGGGGATTTTTGACACCGGTCCGGCATAGGCGGTAGTGACCATGCCTATGAAGcagatggtcctgggttcgaattccggtaaagttgtatccagacgagacaatttttcgccgatctgatgaaa is a window from the Cydia fagiglandana chromosome 13, ilCydFagi1.1, whole genome shotgun sequence genome containing:
- the LOC134670230 gene encoding ovarian-specific serine/threonine-protein kinase Lok-like, with amino-acid sequence MGEESQATQTQTQNSQIEWSQPTTPSSIPTIWGRLYSTKLSLKGKLCWKASSYPEYYDLIQPEFSLGRALSCTFVMKKDIIKEDIIKNISKQHFMIRRDMAEPLSPAIITDLSYNGTFLNGEKIGKGNSRVLDDNDEISVTHPAVKIFIFKDLLKEQDKVPTEISQKYYISRILGQGACGLVKLVYDKTKCTKHAMKIIKKSRMTNGQVNNLNNPEKIRNEINIMTALRHPCIISTEAVYDSREAVYIILELMQGGELFDRITKHGRLTEKLTRFLFRQMVLAVKYLHSQGITHRDLKPENVLLESKDDETLVKISDFGLSKFVGEDSFMKTMCGTPLYLAPEVLKANGKGYGPEVDVWSLGVIFFVCLAGYLPFSADYSDMSLRDQIVTGRFRFSAAHWEGISLRAKQLMKKMLTVPVERRITLDQILRHSWMQDVEVINRVDRLLIQSVQVRQFSQLSVSSMNSDEENNSNADNVTVIRLVAKGKRGLSDSFSSSCEPIPKKLRIELSSMDEDTSSANSLSSP